The DNA window GAAGAACCCCGGCGGCAACATCTGGCTCCAGAAGGTGGCGCGCTGACTCACCTGGGTGGGTGAGGTTTGGGCGCGTCGATGCACGAGGTCCCCGCTCGGACGCCTCTCTTTACGGAGCATCGGTGGCGAGAGGAGGCCGTCCCGTGTGGGTTCAGATCGCCATCGTCGCTCTGCTCGCTGTGGTGTTCCTCGTGCGCCTCGCCGTGTCGTTGCGGAGGAACGATCACAGCGGCTGAGCCGGTCCTCGCCTTCCGGGACGTTCGCTACGCCGGCGAGCGCTTCCCCGGTTCCGCCGCGGTCGCGGCGCGCCCCGGGCTCGAAGCGGGTGCCAACTGTCAGCTCTTCGCCTACGCGGTACTGGCGCATTTCGGCTTGGCGGCGCCACCTCTGCGGTCGAGCGAGCTGTGGGCCGACACCGCGCACTCCACCCGCGTGGACTCGCCCGAGCCCCTAGATCTGGTGCTGGTGAACGCCACCGAGGAGCCGTGGGGCGCGCATGTCGGCGTCTGGGCCGGTGACGGTCAGGTCCTGCACCTGTGCGCGGAAATCGGGCGCCCCGCGGTGTGGCACCGGGCCGATTTCGCTGACCGGGAACGGTATTCCACCTTGATCGGCTTCAAACGCGTCACCACCCGCCTAGGCTCGACCAGGTGACGACCATTCTCGTGCCATACCACCAGGACGAACGGCTGCCGGACACGGACATCCCGGTGCCCGCCCCCACCACGACCGTCGATCCCGTGTTGCCCGACGGCGACGTCTGGGCCCGCATGGTGGCCCTGTTCGGCACCGTGGCCGACGCGGTGGCCGCCCCGATCCGGGCGGGCGCGGTCCCCGCGGTCGTCTCGGGCGACTGCCTCGCCGCGCTCGGCACGCTCACCGGTGTGCAGCGCGCGGGCCTCAACCCGTCGTTGGTGTGGTTCGACGCGCACGGCGACGTGCACACCCAGCAATCCTCGACCTCGGGGTACCTCGGCGGCATGGTGGTGCGCCTCGCGCTGGGCGCGCACCGCGATCAGCTTGCGGACCCCTTGGGCCTGCGCCCGCTCGCCGAGCGCCAGGCCGCACTGGTCGACGTCCGCGATCTCGACCCTGCCGAGGTCGAGTTCCTCGCCACCAGCGAACTCCGCCGCCACGACATCGAGGCGCTCGATACCGCCGAGCTGCCCGAGGGCCCGCTCGTCCTGCACATCGACGTCGACGTGATCGACAACGACGAACTGCCCAACACGCGCGTCCCCGCGGCGAACGGCCCTTCCCGGCGCGCCGTCCTCGACGCCGCCCGGCGGGTGGTGGAGACCGGCCGCGTCGTCGCCGTGGACATCGCCTGCCCCTGGCACCCGGCGCGCGACGACACCGAAGCCCGCTCCCGCGCGGACCTCGTTGCCGAGCTCATTTCGCTCGCGGGGTGACCAGGCCGGATTCGTAGGCCAGCACCACGAGCTGCGCGCGGTCCCGCGCGCCGATCTTGGTCATGATCCGGCTGACGTGGGTGCGCGCGGTCGCGGTCGAGATGACGAGGTGCGCGGCGATTTCGTCGTTGGACAGGCCACCGGCGACGAGGCCGAGCACCTCGCGTTCGCGGTCGGTGATCTGCTGGACGGCGGAGGTGTCGATGCGCCGGTTTTCCGGGCGCCCCACGAACTCCGAGATCAGCCTCCGCGTCACCGTCGGTGCGAGCAGTGCTTCGCCGGAGGCGACCACGTGCAGCGCGCGCAGCAGTTCGACGGGTTCGATGTCCTTCAGCAGGAACCCGCTCGCACCGGCCCGCAATGCTTCGTACACGTACTCGTCGACGTCGAAAGTGGTCAGTACCAAGACTTTCACGGTTTCCAGGTCGCGGTTCGCGGTGATCCGCCTCGTCGCTTCGAGCCCGTCCACGCCCGGCATGCGGATGTCCATCACGACGACGTCCGGCTTGTGCTCGGTCGCCAGCGCGACCGCTTCCGCCCCGTCGCTCGCTTCGCCGACCACCTCGAAGCCGTCCTCGGTTTCCAGCAGTACGCGGAATCCGCCGCGCACGAGCGCCTGGTCGTCCGCGAGCACAACCCGGATCACGGGTGCTCCCCCCTCAGTTCGACCGCGTGCCGCGGCCGGTTCGTGATCAGCACGTCCACCCTCGCGTCGTCGAGGAAGCGCCGCAGGCTCGCGTCGTCGTCGACGGTCCACACCATCGCGAACCGGCCCGCGCGGGCGCACTGCGCGAGCACCCCGGCGCGCGCGATGCGCTGGTGCACCGCGACTCCGTCGGCACCGCACGCTTTCAGGCGGCGCGCGGGGAAAAGCTCGGTGAGCCGCACGCGCGCGCGGTGCCACCACGGCGATCCGTCGAGGTCCCGCCCGAGCGACAGTGCCGTCCGCACCTCGGGGAAATCCCTGCTGACGCGGGCGATCGAGACGTCTTCGAGCGAGGTCACCACGAACCGGTCGCCGAGCATTTCCTTCGCCAGCTCGACGATCTCGTGCTCGTCACCGATCTCCTTGAGGTCGAGGTGCGCGATCGCGTGCCCGGCGAGCAGGCCGAACACCTCGCGCAGCAACGGCGGTTCGTAGCCGACGCGCTCGCACAGCCCGGCGTAGGTCAGCTCGCCGAAGTCGTCGTGGTAGACCACGAACCTGCCGTCCGCGGTGCGGCGGATGTCCAGCTCGACGTACTCGGCGCCGGTCTCGACCGAACTCTTGTACGCCTCGGCCGTCGCGGCCGGGTACTCCTCGGAACCGCCGCGGTGCGCGGAAATCGCGGGTCTCACCGCCGCCTCCTCGACCTGGTCAGCTGCGGCGACGACGCCCTGATCCGCCGTTGCAGCACCACGCCGACCACCGCGAGCGCGAGGAACGGCACCCACACCACCAGGTACGCGAGCCAGTAGTGCCCGAAGTCGAAAATAGACCACTGCTCGCTGACCTCCTGACCGTTGAGCCCGAAGAACGCCAGCAGCAGCGCGGGCGGCAGCGCCATCAGCGAACCGGCACCGAACAGCCCGGACATCAGGCGCGCGCTCCGCTCCTGCTGCTCGCCCGCCGCTGCCTCCAATGTGGACAGTCGTGTTTCGATGACGGCCTGCAGGCGTTCGAGCATGCGCGAGGTGTTCGCGAGCCCGTGGTCGAGTCCCACCGCGTCGCGAAGCGAGGACTGGAAGCCCTCCACCACGAACTCGGGGATCAGCACGCTGTCGATGTAGGCCTCCACCCCGAAGCTCAGGTCGAGCTGCATTTCGTTCAGCTCCGAGGACAGCCGCGACACCAGCGTCCGAGCGTCCTCTGTGGACTCCAGCATGGCATCGGAGTTCGTGGTGAGCGAGGCGAACGCGGCACGCCGCACGCGTTGCACCACTTCGAGCGCGGCCACCAGCACGAGCACACCGACGACGTAGGTGTTTTCCAGCTCGTCGCCCCAGGTCTCCACCTCCGCGCCCCAGCCGGCGGCGACCGACACGCCGCGCCCGTGCGCGAGGACGGTCTGGCCGGGGTTGTTCAGCCCGCCGGGGATCCGGATCCCGCTGGCGATCTGGCGGGTGCCGCGGTAGATGACCTGCGCCGCGGCCGGGGAAAGGCGGTCGGGATGGGAGATCTGGTCGGCGTAGAGCTGGTCGAGCAGCGCGCCGCCGGGGAACACCATCTGGTGCACGTCGCGGCCGAACTCCAGCGCGCAGTCGGCGTCGACCTGCGCCGACGCCCAGTCGAGCAGCGGTGTCCCGTCGACGGTCATTTCCCCGCGCCGGAAGCACGTCGCCGCGAGCATGCGCGCGACGAACTCGGTGGTCGCTTCCGGCACCATCTCGACGTCCAGCATGAGCGTGAGATCACCGCGCGGGGTCACCGTGAGGATCGCGCGCACGCTCGTCAGCCCGAGCGGTTCGGCACCCGCGAGATCGCCTACCGGGTAGTCGAACACCACCCGCGGCAACAGCGACTCGGACGCTTCGAGGTGCGCGGTGAACCGGCCGTAGTCGTACAGCGACGACAACGGGCTGGTGTCCGGCAACGAGGCCCTGGTCGTCAGCCCGTACACGAGCACGATCCTGGTACCGGCGTGCACTACTCGCCCCCTTCCACCGGCAGCAGGGCCCTGACCTCGAACCCGTCCACCACGGCCGCGGCCCGCACCTGCCCGCCGAGCGCTTCCGCGCGCTCGCGCATCCCGCGCAGCCCGTTCCCGGTCTTCGGTTCGCGCGCGCCCATCCCGTCATCGTGCACCACGAGCTCCAGCATGCCGTCCGCCCGCGCGAAGCGGACGTCGACCACCTTGGGCTGGTTCGCGTGGCGCACCACGTTGGTCAGCGACTCCTGCAGGATGCGGTACGCGGCGGCGTCCGTCGGCGCGGGCAGGTCGCCCGGCGAACCGTGCACCCGGACACCGAGGCCGGTGGCGCGCGTGTGGTCGAGCAGTTCCGACATCTGCCGCAGGCTCGGCGCCGGTGCGTGCGCTTCGGCGCCGCGGAGCACGGCGAGCGTGGCGCGCAGGTCGACGAGCGCGGCGGCGCTCGCTTCCTTGATCGTCTTCAACGCCTCTTTCGCCTGCTCGGGGCGCCGGTCGGCGACGTGCGCGCCGACCCCGGCCTGCACGTTGATCATGGCGAGGCTGTGCGCGACGACGTCGTGCACCTCGCGCGCGATGCGCAGGCGCTCCTGCTCGGCGAGCCGGTGCTGGTGCTCGGCGGCGCGCTCCCGGGTCGCGCGGATCGCGCTGATCCGGGTCCGCACCGCGGTCGCGATACCGATCACGGCGGCCATCAGCGTGGGGAAGATCGCGGCGGCCGCGTTCAGTTCGAGGCCGCCGCGGACGAACTGCGCGACGAACCCGGCGACCAGCAGTCCACCGCCCGCGAGCCCCGCGACGAGCGGGCCGCGGTTCTTCGTCAGCAGGAACAACGCGATGGCGGCCAGCAGCAGGACCGGACCTCCGGGGTAACCCGGCCAGAAGTACGTCCAGCCGAGCACGCCGGAGACCAAGAACGCGGTGAGCGGGAAGCGGCGGTTGAGCAGGATCGGCAGCCCGGCGCAGACGAGCCAGGCGTACCCGAGCACGTCGAGCGGCCTGCTGACGTGCCACTGCCAGTGCCCGAGCACGGTCGTGATCCCGACGACGAACACCGTCGGGATCACGGTGAGCAGCACGTCGCCCACGGTGGGGATCCGCCTGCCCTCGGAATCGCGGAACACCTGGAAAAACTACTTCACCGGCGTGCTCGACGCGTCCGCTCGCAAGCGACGCTTTGGCTACGTCCTCCGAGGTACGGCGCGCACGAGGGTCACCGCGAGTGCCGCGCCGCCGAGGAGCTGCACCACCGCGAAGATCAAGTGCGGCACCGAAACCTGGGCTCGGGTGCCGATCGTGACGAACAGGTCCCAGAACGCCCACGAGAACATCGCCGCGGCGGCCGTCCAGACGAGCACCGCCGCCGTCCACCCGCGTGCCAGCACCACGGCGACGACGGCGGCCAGCGCGAGTAGACCCCGCACCGCGTTCATCGCGGCCTGAGACAGCGACGCCGCGTCACCGCCCCAGAACCTGGCCCCGAGCGCCCAGGCCACGTGCACGACCCCGGTCCCAATCGCCACGACAGCACCCGCGCTCACGGGGACCCGCACGCCGTCGAGCAGGTGCCCCCAGCGTTCCTTCGCGTACAGCGTGAACGCGGTCAGCAGGGCGATCCCCTGCCAGGCGAACCCGCCGTAGACCACGGCCCACACCCAGCCCCGCAACGGCAGATCCGCGCCGGGCGCGGCGAGATCGGGGACGAAGAACGGGATACCGAGCGCGATCGGCGCGAGGAACCCGGTGCCGACCCAGCTCGGGAAGAGCACCAGCGGCGCCGGGAGCCGCTTGCCCCACGAGTACGTGAAGGCGAACGCCAGCAGGATCGCGACGGCGTCCATCCCCGCGGTGAACGCGTTGCCGACGGTCATCACCGTGGAGTCCAAAAAGGACGCGTCGCGGAGTCCGATGGTGCCGCCGGTGAGCCAGGAAACCTTGAGCACCAGGTAGGGCAGGGCGCCGAACAGCGTCGCGTAGCAGGCGACGATCCGGGCGGTGGCGATCGGCGCGCGGGTCGGCGATTGCGGGCGGAGGAGCGCTTCGGTGGTCATGCCCCTCAGCGTCGTCGCGTTCGGGCCGGGGCGGCTCCCGCCGCGGGCGGGACGCGCTCCCCCTCAGGAGGGAAAGACGGGCAGCTTCGCGCGCGTTTCGTCGTCGGCCGGGGTGTAGGTGGCCATGGTGATCTCGGAGCCCTTGCCGAAGTTCAGGTACGCGAAGTCGAACTTCATCAGGCCGACCTCGGGATCGAGGAAGCGCTTCGTCATCACGCGCGCCGAGGTGACGTCGTGCTGGTTCCAGAGCTGTTCGAAATGCTCCGACTCCGCGCGCAGCCGCTTGACCAGGTTCTTCCACGCTGGCTCCGCGACGTGCCCGGCCATCGCCGCGCGGAACCCGGCGACCGCGCGCGGCAGGTTCGTCTCCCAGTCCGGCAGCCTGCGGCGCCATTCGGGGTTCGTCACGCACTGCAGCAGCGTGTTGCGCTCTTCGAACGGGAGCGCGTCGATGTCGCCCATCAGCCAGTTGTAGGTGCGGTTGTAGGCGAGGATGTCGCACCGCGCGTTCTTGACCACCGCGGGGAACGGTTCGAGCTGGCGCAGCATGGCCTCCACCGCGGGCGTGACGACGCTGCACTCCTTCTTCACCGCGGGCGCCGTCGCGCCGGCGAGCGTGAAGAGGTGGACCTTCTCGTACGGGTCGAGCCGCAGCGTGCGGCAGATCGCTTCGAGCACCTGCTCGGAGGCGTTGATGTCCCGGCCCTGTTCGAGCCAGGTGTACCAGGTGACCCCGACACCGGCGAGCTGCGCGACCTCCTCGCGGCGCAGGCCAGGCGTGCGGCGGCGCCCGGCAGGCGGCAGGCCGACCTGGTCCGGGGTGATGCGCTCGCGGCGGCTGCGCAGGAAGGCGGCCAGCTCGCGTCGGCGCACCTCGTCGCCTCCGTGCGCTTGCCGGGTGTCCGGTACCCGTACGGCGGTGGTCATGCAACCACTGTGACACACCCACGAACCTGTTACCAGGTAGTCCCGATACCTGGATAAGCAGACTCCTGGTACCAGTTTAACTTCGGCTGGATCGTAGTACCCATGACTCAGTCCGTACTCGCGCCGCAGACGACCCCGCAGACCACCGGGGCCCCCGCGGCGGCCGCTCCGGGACTGACCTCCGCCGGTCTGATCACCGTGCTGCTGGGGGCAGCCCTTCCCGTCATCGACTTCTTCATCATCAACGTCGCGCTGCCGACGATCCATACCGACCTGAACGCCTCGACCGCGACGCTCGAACTCGTCGTCGCCGCGTACGGCATCGCGTACGCGCTGCTGCTGGTGGTCGGCGGGCGGCTCGGCGACGCGTTCGGACGGCGCAAGCTGTTCATGCTCGGCCTCGGCGCGTTCACGCTCACCTCGCTGGCCTGCGGGATCGCCCCGACCGCCGAAACGCTCGTGATCGCGCGCGCCGCTCAAGGCGCGTCGGCGGCGCTGATGCTGCCGCAGGTGCTCTCCACCATCCAGGCGACGACCTCCGGCGAGCGCCGGTCACGGGCGCTCGGCCTCTACGGCGCCACCGGCGGCGTCTCCACCGTCGTCGGCCAGCTCCTCGGCGGCGCGCTCGTCGCGGCGAACATCGCGGGCACGTCGTGGCGGCCGATCTTCCTGGTCAACGTGCCGATCGGGATCATCGGGCTGGTACTCGCCCGGCGCCACGTGCCCGAGACGCGCTCGGTGAACCCGATGGGCGTCGACCGCTGGGGCACCGTGCTGCTCGGGGTTTCCCTGCTGACGCTGCTGGTGCCGATGATGGAGGGCCGCGCGCTCGGCTGGCCCGTCTGGTGCTGGGTGCTGCTGGGGATCTTCCCGTTCGCGATGGCCGCGTTCGTCCGCGTCGAGCGGAACCTCGAACGGGCGGGCGGCGTGCCGCTGCTGCCGCCGTCGGTGATGCGGATGCCCAGCATGCGGCGCGGTCTCGCGCTCGCGGCGCCGTTCTTCACCGGCTTCGGTGGCTTCATGTTCGTCTACGCGATGACGTTGCAGGACGGCCTGCGCCTCGGGCCGCTCGGATCCGGGCTCGCGCTGACGCCGATGGCGATCGGGTTCTTCTCGATCTCGCTGATGAGCAGCAGGCTGGTGGCCCGGTTCGGGCAGCGCGTCGTGCTCGTCGGCGCGGTCGTCCAGCTCCTCGGCATCGTGGTGCTCGCCGGGACCTCGCTGCTCGCGTGGCCCGACCTGACCCCGCTCGAACTCGCGCCCGGCATGCTGCTGCTCGGCATCGGGCAGGGGCTGGCGATGACGACGCTGTTCCGGATCGTGCTCTCGCGCGTGCCGTCGGACCGCGCCGGTGTCGGCAGCGGCGTGCTCACCACCACGCAGCAGACGTTCCTCGCGCTCGGCGTCGCCACGCTCGGCAGCCTCTTCGCCTCGCTCAGCGCACCGGACTCGCTCGGCCTCCGCGACGCGTTCGTGCTCGTGCTCGCCGTGCAGGCGGTGCTGACCGTGATCGTGTCGGTGATGGCACCCCGGCTCCCGGATCCGCGCGACTGATTTTTTGTTGGGATTGAAAGGAGTTCTCATGAACCTCGTACTCCACCCCGTACTCCCCGACGCGAACCTGATGGTGGGCAGGCGGTTCCACGCCGCACTGTCCAAAGGCGACTGGGCCGCGATCCGCGACCTGCTCACCGACGACGCGACCTGGACCCTGCCTGGCGACAACCTCGTCTCCGGGCACGTCTCCGGCGCCGACGCCGTGGTGGAGCGGGCGCGGCTCATCGCGAGCTACGGAGTCCACTTCGCACTGCGGAACATCTTGGTGAGCAAGGAAAACGTGGCCCTTTCGCTGCACAACACGGCGGCACGCGGCGACCTGATCCTCGACGAGCACCTGGCGACGGTGTGCACGCTGCGGGACGGGCGGATCAGTGCGATCGAGACGTACCTCTCGGACGTCGACGGGATGAACGCCTTCTTCCAGTAGGAGTTAGGTGTCCGATAATCGCTGGCGTTCGCCGGGGCGCGGCGGGTGGAATGGCGATCATGCGTGCCGGCGTCGTGGGTCAGTTCGCGGTGGTCGCCGCCGCGTGGGGATCGAGCTTCCTGTTCATCAAGATCGGGCTCGGCGGGCTGCCCCCCGGCCAGGTGGTGTGGGCGAGGCTGGTGTTCGGGTCGCTCGCGCTCGCCGCGATCATGCTCGTCACCCGCCAGGCCGTGCCCCGCGAACCGCGCGTGTGGGGCCACCTCACCGTGGTCGCGCTGCTGTTGTGCGTGGTCCCGTTCCTGCTGTTCGCGTGGGCGGAAACCCGCATCTCCTCCGGGCTCGCCAGCATCTTCAACGCCACCACGCCGTTGCTCACCATGGCGATCGGCGCGGTGGCGCTGGCCTCGGAACGGCTCACCCGCGACCGCGTGCTCGGGCTGGTGCTCGGCTTCGTCGGCGTGGTGGTGATCATCGGGCCGTGGGCTGGCATCGACTTCGGCCACGACCTGCTCGCCCAGCTCGCCTGCCTCGGCGCCACGTTCTGCTACGGCTGCTCGTTCGTCTACTTGCGACGGTTCGTGGCGCCGCTCGGGCTGCCCGCGGTGAGCGTCGCGTTCGGCCAGGTGACGATCGCCGCCGCGATCATGCTCATCGCCACGCCTTGGGTCGCCTCGACGCCACCGCGCGTCGACCTCCCGATCGTGCTGAGCATGCTCGCGCTGGGCGCCGTCGGCACGGGGCTCGCCTACCTGCTGAACGTGAACGTGGTCCGGGCATGGGGCGCCGCGAACGCGTCGGCGGTGACGTACCTGTCGCCGGTCGTCGGGGTGGCGCTCGGGGTGACCGTGCTGGGCGAACCGCTGACCTGGAACCAGCCGGTGGGCGCCGCACTCGTGATCCTCGGCATCGTGGCGTCACACGGGAAGCTCCGCACTACGCGCCCGGTCCCCGCCCCGTAGACTAGTTCGCGGGGGCTGCGCTGATGCCCCGAAGGTGGCCTTCGGGGCGCTAGACGACACAAATCCACCCCTCGCTTTCGCGCGGCTTAGAAGAATTCGTCCAGCAGGCGGTAGAAATCGAGGCGCGTCGTATCGACGGGGACTTCGCCGTAGCGCGCGAGGAACCGGTCCGCGAAACGCGCGCCGAACTGCGGGTTGAGGTCTCCCGCCCGCAGGCTCCTGGTGATCAGCGCGAGGTCGGCGTACCGGTCGGCAACCCCGAGGCGTCCCACGTCGATCAGGCCGGTGACCTCGAACGTCGACGGGTCGAGCAGCACGTTCGGCAGGCACAGGTCGCCGTGGCAGACCACCGACTCCTCCACGCCGGGTAGTGCGCCGTCGAGTTCGGTCACGAGTCGCGCGGCGGACCAGCCGGACCGTTCGTCGTCGAGGTCTTCGAGATCGACGAGACCGTTTTCGGCGGCGTACCTGGCGTGCGGCACGGTCACCGCGAGGCTCCGGTCGAACGGGCAGTCCGCCACCGGCAAGGCGTGCAGCACGCGCGTGAAATCGGCGACGGCGTCCACCACGGCTTCGCGCTCCCCGCTGGCCCAGTCCTCGGCGGCGGTGCGGCCCGGTACCGCCGTGGACACCAGCCACGCGACCCCGTCCTTCTCCCCGGTGTCGACCACGTGGGCCGCCGGGATGCCGTGCGCGCCGAGCCAGTCGAGCCGGTCGGCTTCGCCCGCCACGTCGAAACCGGCGTCCGGGTGCTCGGATCGCGGCGCGGCCTTGGCGTAGAGCGGCGGGCTCCCGTCGAGCCGCCACACCCCGGCACCGGACTTCCCCACCGTCACCGGCACCCACTCGTGCCGGTCGAACCGGCGGCGCACCGTCTCGATCATGACCCCATCGTGCCCGAAAAATTCCGCGTCGCACCCGTCGGAAAGCGCACGCCCCGGACGACGATGGGGGTGTGACGGAACCGCGGGTGCAACGGGACCCGGCGTTCGCGCTGCTCGGGCTGTACGAGAGCGCGCTGCCGGAGGTCTA is part of the Amycolatopsis sp. CA-230715 genome and encodes:
- a CDS encoding phage holin family protein, whose translation is MHAGTRIVLVYGLTTRASLPDTSPLSSLYDYGRFTAHLEASESLLPRVVFDYPVGDLAGAEPLGLTSVRAILTVTPRGDLTLMLDVEMVPEATTEFVARMLAATCFRRGEMTVDGTPLLDWASAQVDADCALEFGRDVHQMVFPGGALLDQLYADQISHPDRLSPAAAQVIYRGTRQIASGIRIPGGLNNPGQTVLAHGRGVSVAAGWGAEVETWGDELENTYVVGVLVLVAALEVVQRVRRAAFASLTTNSDAMLESTEDARTLVSRLSSELNEMQLDLSFGVEAYIDSVLIPEFVVEGFQSSLRDAVGLDHGLANTSRMLERLQAVIETRLSTLEAAAGEQQERSARLMSGLFGAGSLMALPPALLLAFFGLNGQEVSEQWSIFDFGHYWLAYLVVWVPFLALAVVGVVLQRRIRASSPQLTRSRRRR
- a CDS encoding arginase family protein, producing the protein MTTILVPYHQDERLPDTDIPVPAPTTTVDPVLPDGDVWARMVALFGTVADAVAAPIRAGAVPAVVSGDCLAALGTLTGVQRAGLNPSLVWFDAHGDVHTQQSSTSGYLGGMVVRLALGAHRDQLADPLGLRPLAERQAALVDVRDLDPAEVEFLATSELRRHDIEALDTAELPEGPLVLHIDVDVIDNDELPNTRVPAANGPSRRAVLDAARRVVETGRVVAVDIACPWHPARDDTEARSRADLVAELISLAG
- a CDS encoding nuclear transport factor 2 family protein, with translation MNLVLHPVLPDANLMVGRRFHAALSKGDWAAIRDLLTDDATWTLPGDNLVSGHVSGADAVVERARLIASYGVHFALRNILVSKENVALSLHNTAARGDLILDEHLATVCTLRDGRISAIETYLSDVDGMNAFFQ
- a CDS encoding response regulator, producing the protein MIRVVLADDQALVRGGFRVLLETEDGFEVVGEASDGAEAVALATEHKPDVVVMDIRMPGVDGLEATRRITANRDLETVKVLVLTTFDVDEYVYEALRAGASGFLLKDIEPVELLRALHVVASGEALLAPTVTRRLISEFVGRPENRRIDTSAVQQITDREREVLGLVAGGLSNDEIAAHLVISTATARTHVSRIMTKIGARDRAQLVVLAYESGLVTPRAK
- a CDS encoding sensor histidine kinase, which encodes MFRDSEGRRIPTVGDVLLTVIPTVFVVGITTVLGHWQWHVSRPLDVLGYAWLVCAGLPILLNRRFPLTAFLVSGVLGWTYFWPGYPGGPVLLLAAIALFLLTKNRGPLVAGLAGGGLLVAGFVAQFVRGGLELNAAAAIFPTLMAAVIGIATAVRTRISAIRATRERAAEHQHRLAEQERLRIAREVHDVVAHSLAMINVQAGVGAHVADRRPEQAKEALKTIKEASAAALVDLRATLAVLRGAEAHAPAPSLRQMSELLDHTRATGLGVRVHGSPGDLPAPTDAAAYRILQESLTNVVRHANQPKVVDVRFARADGMLELVVHDDGMGAREPKTGNGLRGMRERAEALGGQVRAAAVVDGFEVRALLPVEGGE
- a CDS encoding helix-turn-helix transcriptional regulator, with product MTTAVRVPDTRQAHGGDEVRRRELAAFLRSRRERITPDQVGLPPAGRRRTPGLRREEVAQLAGVGVTWYTWLEQGRDINASEQVLEAICRTLRLDPYEKVHLFTLAGATAPAVKKECSVVTPAVEAMLRQLEPFPAVVKNARCDILAYNRTYNWLMGDIDALPFEERNTLLQCVTNPEWRRRLPDWETNLPRAVAGFRAAMAGHVAEPAWKNLVKRLRAESEHFEQLWNQHDVTSARVMTKRFLDPEVGLMKFDFAYLNFGKGSEITMATYTPADDETRAKLPVFPS
- a CDS encoding glycerophosphodiester phosphodiesterase; protein product: MRPAISAHRGGSEEYPAATAEAYKSSVETGAEYVELDIRRTADGRFVVYHDDFGELTYAGLCERVGYEPPLLREVFGLLAGHAIAHLDLKEIGDEHEIVELAKEMLGDRFVVTSLEDVSIARVSRDFPEVRTALSLGRDLDGSPWWHRARVRLTELFPARRLKACGADGVAVHQRIARAGVLAQCARAGRFAMVWTVDDDASLRRFLDDARVDVLITNRPRHAVELRGEHP
- a CDS encoding MFS transporter translates to MTQSVLAPQTTPQTTGAPAAAAPGLTSAGLITVLLGAALPVIDFFIINVALPTIHTDLNASTATLELVVAAYGIAYALLLVVGGRLGDAFGRRKLFMLGLGAFTLTSLACGIAPTAETLVIARAAQGASAALMLPQVLSTIQATTSGERRSRALGLYGATGGVSTVVGQLLGGALVAANIAGTSWRPIFLVNVPIGIIGLVLARRHVPETRSVNPMGVDRWGTVLLGVSLLTLLVPMMEGRALGWPVWCWVLLGIFPFAMAAFVRVERNLERAGGVPLLPPSVMRMPSMRRGLALAAPFFTGFGGFMFVYAMTLQDGLRLGPLGSGLALTPMAIGFFSISLMSSRLVARFGQRVVLVGAVVQLLGIVVLAGTSLLAWPDLTPLELAPGMLLLGIGQGLAMTTLFRIVLSRVPSDRAGVGSGVLTTTQQTFLALGVATLGSLFASLSAPDSLGLRDAFVLVLAVQAVLTVIVSVMAPRLPDPRD
- a CDS encoding DMT family transporter; the encoded protein is MAIMRAGVVGQFAVVAAAWGSSFLFIKIGLGGLPPGQVVWARLVFGSLALAAIMLVTRQAVPREPRVWGHLTVVALLLCVVPFLLFAWAETRISSGLASIFNATTPLLTMAIGAVALASERLTRDRVLGLVLGFVGVVVIIGPWAGIDFGHDLLAQLACLGATFCYGCSFVYLRRFVAPLGLPAVSVAFGQVTIAAAIMLIATPWVASTPPRVDLPIVLSMLALGAVGTGLAYLLNVNVVRAWGAANASAVTYLSPVVGVALGVTVLGEPLTWNQPVGAALVILGIVASHGKLRTTRPVPAP
- a CDS encoding APH(3') family aminoglycoside O-phosphotransferase — protein: MIETVRRRFDRHEWVPVTVGKSGAGVWRLDGSPPLYAKAAPRSEHPDAGFDVAGEADRLDWLGAHGIPAAHVVDTGEKDGVAWLVSTAVPGRTAAEDWASGEREAVVDAVADFTRVLHALPVADCPFDRSLAVTVPHARYAAENGLVDLEDLDDERSGWSAARLVTELDGALPGVEESVVCHGDLCLPNVLLDPSTFEVTGLIDVGRLGVADRYADLALITRSLRAGDLNPQFGARFADRFLARYGEVPVDTTRLDFYRLLDEFF